From Brienomyrus brachyistius isolate T26 chromosome 21, BBRACH_0.4, whole genome shotgun sequence, the proteins below share one genomic window:
- the LOC125717131 gene encoding germinal-center associated nuclear protein-like → MKVHLFYQQLLSESVWGPLDLLSLVAASVSNPSDTIFWKAALLLPSDHERDASVANQILTEWLESKFGNSEKQEHREMVPNGHMQTLSISSGLRSVGERMHTVHVCVKVARGPLSEEGQLALEKRKGLMGMGALLMLLPSAVSPGADEEDGDIFLLSALLQLRQIQQANAWPQALPLVVVVPGQAGHRASDERLEEDLMLQTLIEEGLISEYMFVHIPETTNEPQGSEQIRHAVRWLAARSTAPARLVSQTLVQVVEAGLCREFAGRLHRDRRDRDMAGLPSQGPAPVIGLYNTVLAFLAGLVSSPSLAGLSWPVAEFSVLGGGAYHICSGTRLSTWSGSRGQS, encoded by the exons atgaaggtccacttgttctaccagcagctcctgag cgaatctgtgtgggggccactggacctgctcagtctggtggcagcaagcgtctcgaacccatctgacacaatcttctggaaggcagccctcttgttgccaagtgatcatgaaagagatgccagtgttgctaacca gattttgacagaatggctggagtccaaattcggtaactcggagaagcaagaacacagggagatggtccccaacggacacatgcaaaccttgagcatcagcagcggcctgcggagcgtgggggagcgcatgcacacagtgcacgtgtgtgtgaag gtggcccgcgggcccctcagcgaggaaggccagttggcattggagaagcggaaggggctgatgggcatgggcgccctgctgatgctgctgccctcggcagtcagtcccggggctgatgaggaagacggggacatcttcctgttatccgccctgctgcagctccggcagatccagcaggctaatgcctggccacaggcccttcctctggtggtggtggtcccagggcaggctgggcacagggccagcgatgaacggctagaggaag acctgatgcttcagacactcattgaggaaggtttgatttcagagtacatgttcgtccatatccccgagaccacgaacgaaccccaaggatccgagcag atccgccatgccgtcaggtggctcgctgcccgctccacggcaccagcccggctcgtctcgcagacgttggtgcaggttgtggaggccgggctctgccgcgagtttgctggtaggcttcaccgtgatcggagggaccgtgacatggcgggactgccctcccagggccctgcacccgtcatcggcctctacaacactgtcctggctttcttggctggccttgtgtcgtccccgagtctggctggcctctcctggcccgtggcagagttctcggTGCTAGGGGGTGGtgcctaccacatctgctctggaactcggctgagcacctggagtggctccagggggcagtcctga